One stretch of Microplitis mediator isolate UGA2020A chromosome 9, iyMicMedi2.1, whole genome shotgun sequence DNA includes these proteins:
- the LOC130674980 gene encoding uncharacterized protein LOC130674980, producing MEPILKVVFFALLINGVDSLYIVEKPADEPAIQENPALDNSSPPSKMRFNKNESAMIFALASMEQSGAKLPADAYDRSLANISPDDFWRSSQDDTVSYLLASESQENDQQPTRLSHMWFNVEKMDERLISGELRLYRECAGLSKFFSRPYNVTVYRIAPKETYDAWVYVNSVMMPACKTGWFIVNISEAVKFWMQFGENYGIELVTYSGDDRRGRFKPEDTGIVDFNGPPQRHPFLVNYFNNSGDDSLFGQQFIKLMQKSAKEFRPSED from the coding sequence ATGGAACCAATACTCAAAGTAGTGTTTTTTGCACTTTTAATAAATGGAGTGGATTCGTTATATATCGTCGAAAAACCAGCTGATGAACCAGCGATTCAAGAGAACCCAGCCCTGGATAATTCAAGTCCTCCATCAAAAATGAGGTTCAATAAAAACGAATCCGCGATGATTTTCGCACTCGCTTCTATGGAACAAAGTGGCGCGAAATTACCTGCTGACGCTTACGATCGATCGCTCGCGAATATTTCACCGGATGATTTTTGGCGGTCATCTCAAGACGACACGGTTTCATATTTGCTGGCATCAGAGTCCCAGGAAAACGACCAACAACCTACAAGATTGAGCCACATGTGGTTCAATGTGGAAAAAATGGACGAGCGTTTAATTTCTGGAGAACTGAGACTCTACCGGGAATGCGCGGGCTTATCAAAATTCTTTAGCCGGCCGTACAATGTCACTGTTTATCGAATTGCTCCGAAGGAAACATACGACGCGTGGGTGTACGTTAACTCAGTGATGATGCCGGCTTGCAAGACCGGATGgtttattgtaaatatctcCGAGGCTGTGAAATTCTGGATGCAATTTGGCGAAAATTATGGGATCGAACTTGTGACATATTCTGGGGATGACCGTCGCGGGAGATTTAAACCAGAGGACACGGGAATTGTTGATTTTAATGGCCCTCCTCAAAGACACCCTTTTTTGGTAAATTACTTTAACAACAGTGGCGATGATAGTTTATTTGGGCaacagtttattaaactgatgCAGAAGAGCGCAAAAGAATTCCGACCGTCGGAGGattag